The Nocardioides humi genome includes a region encoding these proteins:
- a CDS encoding PaaI family thioesterase has protein sequence MTMEMFIHDETPTDEVDRREKVLSGLADSVRDLVDATIRSTVPDDELAAVRAEVAALAARLRRQQLPGPAGVHYNSEGRSWNWGNAVVGLGNAVAPPVEIVHDAFGSAYAEMTLGAAYEGPPGMVHGGVSALMLDQIMGETASGFKRLTMTGTLTLRYRRPLPLGPVRMDARIAGEEGRKITVEARIGVPGEDTAVEATGLFLIPRWASVDETEQGWSRSAEG, from the coding sequence ATGACCATGGAGATGTTCATCCACGACGAGACCCCGACCGACGAGGTCGACCGTCGCGAGAAGGTCCTCTCCGGCCTCGCCGACTCCGTGCGCGACCTCGTCGACGCGACCATCCGCAGCACCGTGCCCGACGACGAGCTCGCGGCCGTCCGGGCGGAGGTCGCGGCGCTCGCCGCCCGCCTGCGCCGGCAGCAGCTGCCCGGCCCGGCGGGCGTCCACTACAACTCCGAGGGCCGCAGCTGGAACTGGGGCAACGCCGTCGTGGGCCTCGGCAACGCGGTCGCGCCCCCAGTCGAGATCGTCCACGACGCGTTCGGGAGCGCGTACGCCGAGATGACGCTCGGCGCGGCGTACGAGGGACCGCCGGGGATGGTCCACGGCGGCGTGTCCGCGCTGATGCTCGACCAGATCATGGGCGAGACGGCGAGCGGCTTCAAGCGGCTCACGATGACCGGGACGCTCACCCTGCGCTACCGGCGGCCGCTGCCGCTCGGGCCGGTCCGGATGGACGCCCGGATCGCCGGCGAGGAGGGCCGCAAGATCACCGTGGAGGCGCGGATCGGCGTCCCCGGCGAGGACACCGCGGTCGAGGCGACCGGGCTGTTCCTCATCCCCCGATGGGCGTCGGTCGACGAGACCGAGCAGGGCTGGTCACGCTCGGCGGAGGGCTGA
- a CDS encoding type II toxin-antitoxin system VapC family toxin, whose amino-acid sequence MIICDTGPIFAAADRRDADHHACVELFAGLHLAGRRLLLPQTVMAEVGYMLEVKVGTFAEVAFLDSVANGSFELVALTQSDIARVAELVSRYDDLPLGTTDASAIALAERLGVDEIATLDHRHFRVVRPSHVQAFTLLPTLSS is encoded by the coding sequence GTGATCATCTGCGACACCGGCCCGATCTTCGCAGCGGCCGATCGCAGGGACGCCGACCATCACGCCTGCGTCGAACTTTTCGCCGGCCTTCACTTGGCAGGCCGGCGTCTGCTGTTGCCGCAGACCGTCATGGCTGAGGTCGGCTACATGCTTGAGGTGAAGGTCGGAACTTTCGCCGAGGTCGCCTTCCTCGATTCCGTGGCCAACGGAAGCTTCGAACTCGTCGCCCTCACGCAGTCGGATATCGCGCGTGTCGCTGAGTTGGTGTCCCGTTATGACGATCTTCCGCTCGGGACCACCGACGCCTCGGCGATTGCCCTGGCTGAGCGCCTTGGCGTGGACGAGATCGCGACGCTCGACCACCGCCACTTCCGAGTGGTGCGCCCCAGCCACGTGCAGGCATTCACGCTGCTGCCGACACTCTCGTCCTGA
- a CDS encoding enoyl-CoA hydratase-related protein → MTDSAPEAAGPAVQTIRVDRTLVIGLDRPAKRNAINGAVTRGLDAALNLLEDDDELWCGVLTGGPDVFSAGADLAEGPGEPTERGGIAGIMSRIRPKPLVAAVEGYALGGGLELVLCCDLVVASRTATFGFPEVKRGLMPDFGGVFRAPRVLPANVARELLLTGEPIGAERAERLGFVNRLVEPGTTLDVALGLAATISGNAPLAVRAALALAHDEINGDETASWAASHAAHERLLASADVAEGITAFFERREPRWTGR, encoded by the coding sequence ATGACCGACAGCGCCCCGGAGGCGGCCGGGCCGGCCGTGCAGACCATCCGCGTCGACCGCACCCTCGTCATCGGCCTGGACCGCCCCGCCAAGCGCAACGCGATCAACGGCGCGGTCACCCGCGGCCTGGACGCGGCGCTCAACCTGCTCGAGGACGACGACGAGCTGTGGTGCGGCGTCCTCACCGGTGGCCCGGACGTGTTCTCGGCCGGCGCCGACCTCGCCGAGGGGCCGGGCGAGCCGACCGAGCGCGGCGGCATCGCCGGCATCATGTCGCGCATCCGGCCCAAGCCGCTGGTCGCGGCCGTCGAGGGCTACGCGCTCGGGGGCGGCCTGGAGCTGGTGCTGTGCTGCGACCTCGTCGTCGCCTCGCGGACCGCGACCTTCGGCTTCCCCGAGGTGAAGCGCGGCCTGATGCCGGACTTCGGCGGCGTCTTCCGCGCGCCCCGGGTGCTGCCCGCCAATGTCGCCCGCGAGCTGCTGCTGACCGGCGAGCCGATCGGCGCCGAGCGCGCCGAGCGGCTGGGGTTCGTCAACCGCCTCGTCGAGCCGGGTACGACGCTCGACGTCGCCCTCGGCCTCGCTGCCACGATCAGCGGCAACGCCCCGCTCGCCGTCCGCGCGGCGCTCGCGCTGGCGCACGACGAGATCAACGGCGACGAGACCGCCAGCTGGGCCGCGAGCCATGCCGCCCACGAGCGGCTGCTCGCCTCGGCCGACGTCGCCGAGGGGATCACGGCGTTCTTCGAGCGGCGCGAGCCGCGCTGGACGGGCCGCTAG
- a CDS encoding alpha/beta fold hydrolase: MKITLHRSYVVLALLVALVGGVLLATASTSASVPGHNDAKVGKGAKPTVVLVHGAWADASGWQREVERLTSAGYPVIAPANPLRGLSSDATYLRGILETIPGPVVLVGHSYGGAVISNAATGLSNVKALVYIAAFVPAAGEPVAQLAQQFPGSLATEDALDARPYSLPNGDQGVDLYLKSSIFREAFAGDLPQRTTTVMQASQRPFSLAAFTEPSAEPAWKTTPSWYLLATNDKTIPPAAQEFMAKRAGARIVKVRSSHVAMQSHPDATLALIKQAISSVR, translated from the coding sequence ATGAAGATCACTCTCCACCGCAGCTACGTCGTCCTGGCGTTGCTCGTGGCCCTCGTCGGGGGCGTGCTGCTCGCCACCGCGAGCACCAGCGCCTCCGTGCCCGGGCACAACGACGCGAAGGTGGGCAAGGGCGCCAAGCCCACCGTCGTCCTCGTCCACGGCGCCTGGGCCGACGCCTCCGGGTGGCAGCGCGAGGTCGAGAGGCTCACCAGCGCGGGCTACCCGGTCATCGCGCCGGCCAACCCGCTGAGGGGCCTCTCCTCCGACGCGACGTACCTGCGCGGCATCCTGGAGACCATTCCGGGGCCGGTCGTGCTCGTCGGACACTCCTACGGTGGCGCGGTCATCAGCAACGCCGCCACGGGTCTGTCCAACGTCAAGGCGCTGGTGTACATTGCCGCGTTCGTCCCGGCCGCCGGCGAGCCCGTCGCGCAGCTCGCCCAGCAGTTCCCCGGCAGCCTGGCCACCGAGGACGCGCTGGACGCCCGCCCGTACTCGCTGCCCAATGGTGACCAAGGAGTCGACCTGTACCTGAAGTCGAGCATCTTCCGCGAGGCCTTCGCGGGCGACCTGCCCCAGCGCACCACCACGGTGATGCAGGCCAGCCAGCGTCCGTTCTCACTGGCGGCGTTCACCGAGCCGTCCGCAGAGCCGGCGTGGAAGACCACTCCGTCCTGGTACCTCCTGGCGACCAACGACAAGACCATCCCTCCGGCGGCCCAGGAGTTCATGGCCAAGCGGGCGGGCGCGAGGATCGTCAAGGTGAGGTCGTCCCACGTGGCCATGCAGTCCCACCCGGACGCCACCCTCGCCCTGATCAAGCAGGCGATCAGCTCGGTTCGATGA
- a CDS encoding ATP-binding protein, translated as MEHATAHLVGRAPELDRLREFIGEAAADGGALLVAGEAGVGKTALLGQAAAYAVESGVRVVRGAGVEFEADVSFAGLHQLLSPLVDQLPQLPPTQARALGVALSLEEGPTPDRLTLANAVTALLRAASATTPLLLVVDDMQWLDLASAIVLGGVGRRLAGSQVGLLGGVRTGEASPVESSGFEEVTVQRLDDDSAAELLTDAFPDLAARDRARLLAAAEGNPLAVLELPRGLADPGTQRPTPVGRRLRGHFTRRLGTLPDAARERLLLAALSGEFPPGPTDLDAAERAGLVHVDPVTGVRFRHPLVRSAVVEASVHAQRRMAHLALAARWPEESEQRAWHLAEAASGPDEDVAALLESAARRTRDRGDPVGAVRLLLRSAALSTTADEHGRRTRLAAFLGIDVTGDLQPVAPTDAGTLEAVVPRAAYLLQTGGDIDTAHRLLVDALSTVADPTDAADPALTEALYVLGSAAFFGSRPGLAEPFHDALAKLSPAPPELLTLLGATFVEPVRLAAPLLERLDHAIAHIGDDPDPARVARIGIAAVYVDRTAGCRDALQQVVQHGRAGGAVTSAIEAMTLLACDAVLGGDWDGVRAIADDGRALADRHGYRLLGGILQYADAMVAAGRGDHERSRSLTSDLVEWAAPSRLGYVLQLAAHADAVADLGRGDHDAAYLRALETCTTETVPAHAPHALWVFLDLVEAAIRSGRRDEAVSHVRHLVSADVVRLSDRLAFAVAAASALVAADDDFHDAFETALQLPDAGRWPFHQARVQLAFGERLRRSKAIAESRHQLRSALATFDRLGARPWSERATVELRASGERVAATAAAATDALTPQQLEIALLAAEGLSNRQIGERLYLSPRTVGTHLYQLFPKLGITSRAALRDALADLSRAPRA; from the coding sequence GTGGAGCACGCGACCGCCCACCTCGTGGGCAGGGCACCAGAGCTCGACCGGCTCCGAGAGTTCATCGGCGAGGCGGCCGCCGACGGTGGCGCGCTCCTGGTCGCCGGCGAGGCCGGCGTCGGCAAGACGGCCCTGCTCGGCCAGGCGGCTGCGTACGCCGTCGAGAGCGGCGTGCGGGTGGTCCGAGGCGCAGGCGTCGAGTTCGAGGCGGACGTCAGCTTCGCCGGCCTGCACCAGCTGCTGTCTCCGCTGGTCGATCAGCTCCCGCAGCTCCCTCCGACCCAGGCGCGAGCCCTCGGGGTCGCACTCAGCCTCGAGGAGGGGCCCACCCCCGACCGGCTCACCCTGGCGAACGCCGTGACCGCGCTTCTCCGTGCTGCCTCTGCCACGACACCGCTCCTCCTCGTCGTCGACGACATGCAGTGGCTCGACCTCGCCAGCGCCATCGTCCTCGGTGGCGTCGGACGACGTCTCGCCGGCTCCCAGGTCGGTCTGCTGGGCGGGGTCCGTACCGGCGAGGCGAGCCCCGTCGAGTCGAGCGGCTTCGAAGAGGTGACGGTGCAGCGCCTCGACGACGACTCGGCCGCAGAGCTGCTCACCGACGCCTTTCCCGACCTGGCCGCGCGCGACCGCGCCCGGCTCCTCGCCGCGGCGGAAGGGAACCCGCTGGCGGTCCTGGAGCTGCCTCGCGGCCTGGCCGATCCCGGGACACAGCGGCCGACGCCCGTGGGCCGACGCCTTCGCGGCCACTTCACCCGACGACTCGGCACCCTGCCCGACGCTGCCCGGGAGCGGTTGCTCCTGGCCGCACTGTCCGGCGAGTTCCCACCCGGCCCCACCGACCTCGACGCAGCCGAGCGGGCGGGCCTGGTGCATGTCGACCCGGTGACCGGCGTCAGGTTCAGGCACCCGCTGGTTCGCTCCGCGGTCGTCGAGGCATCCGTCCACGCCCAACGACGGATGGCGCACCTGGCCCTCGCCGCACGGTGGCCGGAGGAGTCCGAGCAGCGCGCCTGGCACCTCGCGGAGGCCGCCAGTGGCCCGGACGAGGACGTCGCCGCGCTGCTGGAGAGTGCGGCCCGGCGCACTCGCGACCGCGGAGACCCGGTGGGAGCGGTCCGGCTCCTGCTGCGATCGGCCGCCCTGAGCACCACCGCCGACGAGCACGGCCGCCGAACTCGGCTCGCGGCGTTCCTGGGCATCGACGTGACCGGCGACCTCCAACCCGTCGCACCCACCGACGCGGGCACCCTCGAGGCGGTCGTTCCCCGGGCGGCCTACCTGCTCCAGACCGGCGGCGACATCGACACCGCGCACCGACTCCTCGTCGATGCGCTGAGCACGGTCGCCGATCCCACCGATGCTGCGGATCCAGCCCTGACCGAGGCGCTCTACGTGCTCGGCTCCGCCGCGTTCTTCGGGTCACGGCCCGGGCTCGCCGAGCCGTTCCACGACGCCCTCGCCAAGCTCTCCCCCGCCCCACCCGAGCTCCTGACCCTCCTGGGCGCCACCTTCGTGGAGCCCGTCCGGCTCGCGGCGCCCCTCCTCGAACGGCTCGACCACGCCATCGCCCACATCGGCGACGACCCCGACCCGGCCCGCGTCGCCCGGATCGGCATCGCCGCGGTCTACGTCGACCGCACGGCAGGATGCCGGGACGCGCTGCAGCAGGTCGTGCAACACGGTCGAGCCGGTGGCGCGGTGACGTCGGCGATCGAGGCCATGACATTGCTCGCCTGCGACGCGGTGCTCGGCGGCGACTGGGACGGCGTCCGGGCGATCGCGGACGACGGGAGGGCACTCGCCGACCGCCACGGCTACCGGCTCCTCGGCGGCATCCTCCAGTACGCCGACGCGATGGTCGCCGCCGGACGCGGCGATCACGAACGGAGTCGCTCCCTGACGTCGGACCTGGTCGAGTGGGCTGCGCCGAGCCGGCTCGGCTACGTCCTCCAGTTGGCGGCCCACGCCGACGCCGTCGCCGACCTGGGCCGGGGCGACCACGACGCGGCGTACCTGAGGGCACTCGAGACCTGCACGACCGAGACCGTCCCAGCCCACGCGCCCCACGCACTGTGGGTCTTCCTCGACCTCGTCGAGGCGGCCATCCGCTCGGGCCGCCGGGACGAGGCCGTCTCCCACGTCCGGCACCTCGTCTCGGCCGACGTGGTCCGACTGTCGGACCGCCTCGCGTTCGCCGTCGCAGCGGCCTCCGCCCTGGTGGCGGCGGACGACGACTTCCACGACGCGTTCGAGACGGCCCTCCAGCTGCCGGACGCCGGCCGCTGGCCGTTCCACCAGGCAAGGGTCCAGCTGGCCTTCGGCGAGCGACTGCGCAGGTCCAAGGCGATCGCCGAGTCGCGGCACCAGCTCAGGTCCGCGTTGGCCACCTTCGATCGCCTCGGGGCTCGGCCGTGGTCCGAACGCGCGACCGTCGAGCTGCGCGCCAGCGGCGAACGGGTGGCCGCGACGGCCGCTGCCGCGACCGACGCGCTCACACCCCAACAGCTGGAGATCGCACTGCTCGCAGCCGAGGGACTCAGCAACAGGCAGATCGGCGAGCGCCTCTACCTGTCGCCACGCACCGTCGGCACCCATCTCTATCAGCTGTTCCCGAAGCTGGGCATCACCTCGCGCGCAGCGCTCCGCGACGCGCTCGCGGATCTGTCCCGCGCTCCGCGTGCGTGA
- a CDS encoding AAA family ATPase: MASTVAPTSEDGTVPDVTSPSSLLVPGFGLGGFRSLRELQPLGPLRKVTLVAGQNNSGKSNILRFARLLASSKLAELTWVDEPQPPGPPLLLQFAYDPVGDEELSQYRDSQSWRSGLLEALRHPVFHPVAGDHVWLTYSAENGARGSGRARTWSLDEGFLTAAIEALGTAGRSLSEASSAMTSTAGGGATHDIRRVLEKIFPLSPPSVETVGAFRQIAAGDEADGTTDDYNGRNLVRRLALLDRPPTQSFKEARAKFDAISQFARAVLEDHEVEIRIPADQSEIQIQQSGRVLPLASLGTGIHQVIILAAAATLLDNTLICIEEPEVHLHPLLQRKLIRYLSDATTNQYLIATHSAHLLDYERACVLHVKHDLETGTKVSQATTPQAVSDLCGDLGYRPSDLIQANAVIWVEGPSDRVYVNHWIAAVAPNEFVEGIHYSVMFYGGGLLRHLTANDPSVDDFISLRRLNRHSAILIDSDKTSSNARLTATKVRVRDEFDRTDMPGFAWITACRTIENYVPGKSPREWWGLRDQRRGVST; the protein is encoded by the coding sequence GTGGCATCGACCGTCGCGCCAACGAGCGAAGATGGCACGGTGCCTGACGTGACTTCGCCTAGCTCACTTCTCGTGCCGGGTTTCGGACTCGGCGGATTCCGAAGCCTGCGGGAACTGCAGCCGCTGGGCCCCCTGCGCAAAGTGACCTTGGTGGCTGGTCAGAACAATTCAGGAAAGTCGAACATTCTGCGGTTCGCGCGGCTCCTCGCATCGTCCAAGTTGGCGGAGCTGACTTGGGTTGACGAGCCTCAACCACCTGGCCCGCCACTTCTCTTGCAGTTCGCATACGATCCTGTCGGTGACGAGGAGCTCAGCCAGTATCGCGATTCTCAAAGCTGGCGATCGGGTCTTCTTGAAGCGCTAAGACACCCGGTCTTTCATCCCGTAGCAGGTGACCACGTCTGGTTGACGTACTCGGCGGAGAACGGAGCGCGCGGATCCGGGCGGGCCCGGACATGGAGTCTCGACGAGGGGTTCCTGACTGCCGCGATTGAGGCCTTGGGCACGGCCGGCAGAAGCCTTTCCGAAGCATCTTCCGCGATGACGTCAACTGCTGGCGGCGGCGCGACCCATGACATCCGTCGCGTTCTTGAGAAGATCTTCCCGCTCTCGCCGCCCTCAGTGGAAACGGTTGGAGCATTCCGCCAGATCGCAGCAGGCGACGAAGCGGACGGCACGACCGACGACTACAACGGTCGAAACCTAGTTCGGCGGCTAGCCCTCCTGGACCGACCTCCAACGCAGAGCTTTAAGGAAGCGCGGGCCAAGTTCGACGCGATCAGTCAGTTCGCCCGGGCCGTTCTTGAAGATCACGAGGTGGAGATCCGGATCCCCGCTGATCAAAGCGAGATCCAGATTCAGCAGAGCGGGCGGGTCTTGCCGCTGGCCAGTCTTGGGACCGGCATCCATCAGGTAATCATTCTTGCCGCAGCGGCAACCCTTCTTGATAACACGTTGATATGCATCGAGGAGCCAGAAGTGCACCTGCATCCTCTGCTGCAGCGAAAGTTGATTCGTTACTTGTCGGACGCGACGACCAACCAGTACCTAATAGCTACTCATTCCGCTCACCTGCTTGACTACGAGCGAGCCTGCGTTCTCCACGTGAAGCACGACTTGGAAACAGGCACCAAGGTTTCCCAAGCCACGACACCTCAGGCCGTATCTGACCTTTGCGGCGACCTCGGTTATCGGCCCTCGGATCTCATTCAAGCGAACGCTGTGATCTGGGTCGAGGGCCCATCGGACCGGGTGTACGTCAACCACTGGATTGCAGCCGTGGCTCCCAACGAATTCGTCGAAGGCATCCATTACTCAGTCATGTTCTACGGCGGGGGATTGCTGCGACACCTAACTGCGAACGACCCCTCAGTCGACGACTTCATCTCGCTCCGGCGCCTGAACAGACACTCGGCGATCCTCATTGACAGCGATAAGACCTCGTCGAACGCGCGCCTCACGGCTACCAAAGTCCGGGTGCGTGATGAGTTTGATCGCACGGACATGCCTGGCTTCGCTTGGATCACCGCATGCCGAACGATCGAGAACTACGTTCCTGGTAAGAGTCCCCGGGAGTGGTGGGGTTTGAGGGACCAGCGGCGAGGCGTCAGCACGTAG
- a CDS encoding IS256 family transposase, translated as MALPQSALSEILDAFRAGDGVDLIRESVRVALQELIELEATERIGAAPYERTEDRTNERNGHRTRPLTTKAGDVELRIPKLRKGSFFPIILEPRRRIDQALYAVVMECYVHGISTRSVDDLVEAMGGSGISKSEVSRICANLDETVGAFRTRTLDHVEFPYIYLDATYLHVRNKPGKGGQVVSMAVVVATGVTARGDREILGLDVGDSEDETFWRAFLLSLKQRGLGGVQLVISDQHSGLVAALSRAFQGVAHQRCRVHFARNLLAHVPKGQADYVAAAFRMIFAQAKPADIDAAWDRTREEFALRWPKIGPYMDDAKTEVLAFTAFPREHWRKIWSTNPLERVNKEIKRRSRVVGIFPNPAAVIRLVGAVLIDMHDEWIAADRRYLSEGSMAKLYETSDTDPVAAIEGSDS; from the coding sequence ATGGCCTTGCCCCAGTCTGCCCTGTCCGAGATCCTCGACGCGTTTCGTGCCGGTGATGGTGTCGACCTGATCCGTGAATCGGTCCGTGTCGCGCTCCAGGAGCTGATCGAACTCGAAGCGACCGAACGGATCGGCGCCGCGCCCTACGAGCGCACCGAGGACCGCACCAACGAGCGCAACGGCCACCGGACGCGGCCGTTGACCACCAAGGCCGGCGACGTCGAGCTGCGGATCCCCAAGCTCCGCAAGGGATCGTTCTTCCCGATCATCCTCGAACCCCGCCGCCGCATCGACCAGGCGCTCTACGCGGTGGTGATGGAGTGCTACGTCCACGGCATCTCCACGCGCAGCGTCGACGACCTGGTCGAAGCGATGGGCGGCTCCGGGATCTCCAAGTCCGAGGTCTCCAGGATCTGCGCCAACCTCGACGAGACCGTCGGCGCGTTCCGCACCCGCACCCTGGACCACGTCGAGTTCCCCTACATCTACCTCGACGCGACCTACCTCCACGTCCGCAACAAGCCCGGCAAGGGTGGCCAAGTCGTGTCCATGGCCGTGGTCGTCGCGACCGGCGTTACCGCCCGTGGGGACAGGGAGATCCTCGGACTGGACGTCGGCGACAGCGAGGACGAGACGTTCTGGCGAGCGTTCCTGCTCAGCCTCAAGCAGCGAGGTCTGGGCGGGGTACAACTGGTGATCAGCGACCAGCACTCCGGGCTAGTCGCAGCCCTGTCCCGAGCGTTCCAGGGCGTCGCGCACCAACGGTGTCGTGTCCACTTCGCCCGCAACCTCCTCGCCCACGTCCCCAAGGGTCAGGCCGACTACGTCGCCGCAGCGTTCCGGATGATCTTCGCCCAAGCCAAGCCAGCCGACATCGACGCGGCCTGGGACCGCACCCGTGAGGAGTTCGCCCTCAGGTGGCCCAAGATCGGTCCCTACATGGACGACGCGAAGACCGAGGTCCTCGCCTTCACCGCGTTCCCGCGCGAGCACTGGCGCAAGATCTGGTCGACCAACCCGCTCGAGCGGGTCAACAAGGAGATCAAGCGCCGCTCCCGCGTCGTGGGGATCTTCCCCAACCCCGCTGCGGTCATCAGGCTGGTCGGAGCCGTGCTGATCGACATGCACGACGAGTGGATCGCCGCCGATCGCCGCTACCTGTCTGAAGGCTCGATGGCGAAGCTCTACGAGACCAGCGATACTGACCCCGTCGCCGCCATCGAGGGCAGCGACTCGTAG
- a CDS encoding alpha/beta fold hydrolase, whose translation MSTTTPTVVLVHGAFVDGSGWQPVHDILTREGLDVAVTQHSTQSLTGDVAEVQQVIEAHDGPVLLVGHSYGGVVITEAGTHPQVAGLVYVAAFAPDAGESVATLIAEPDPNAPVPPIVPRKDGSLVIDRDRFHEGFAADLPADQARFLADSQAAWGGAAVGTPVTEPAWRSKPSWYVVATDDRMIPPAAQQGMAARAGAVVETVAASHAVYVSRPEAVADLIRRAVTTVSA comes from the coding sequence ATGAGTACAACCACCCCGACCGTGGTCCTCGTCCACGGAGCGTTCGTCGACGGATCCGGCTGGCAGCCGGTCCACGACATCCTGACCCGCGAGGGCCTCGACGTCGCGGTCACCCAGCACTCGACCCAGTCGCTGACCGGCGACGTGGCCGAGGTCCAGCAGGTCATCGAGGCCCACGACGGCCCCGTGCTGCTGGTGGGTCACTCCTACGGAGGCGTCGTGATCACCGAGGCGGGCACCCACCCGCAGGTGGCGGGCCTGGTCTACGTCGCGGCGTTCGCGCCCGACGCCGGCGAGTCCGTCGCGACGCTGATCGCCGAGCCGGACCCGAACGCACCGGTCCCGCCGATCGTCCCCCGCAAGGACGGGTCGCTGGTCATCGACCGCGACCGCTTCCACGAGGGCTTCGCGGCCGACCTGCCCGCCGACCAGGCTCGGTTCCTGGCCGACTCGCAGGCGGCCTGGGGTGGCGCCGCCGTCGGCACGCCCGTCACCGAGCCGGCCTGGCGCTCGAAGCCGAGCTGGTACGTCGTCGCCACCGACGACCGGATGATCCCGCCCGCCGCGCAGCAGGGCATGGCGGCCCGGGCCGGGGCCGTCGTCGAGACGGTCGCCGCCAGCCACGCGGTCTACGTCTCCCGGCCCGAAGCGGTCGCCGACCTCATCCGGCGCGCCGTCACGACGGTCAGCGCCTAG
- a CDS encoding DUF6069 family protein produces the protein MSAERQPVWKHGIAAAVAAAAATTVLAAIASAAGVSFADSTGGSIPLLGFTQLTLIFSLVGVGIAAVMARKARRPRRTFVRTTVTLTVLSLVPDVAFDFDAASAVSLMTLHVVAAAIVVPVLAGRLAHTR, from the coding sequence GTGTCCGCCGAGCGGCAGCCCGTCTGGAAGCACGGCATCGCCGCGGCCGTCGCCGCCGCGGCCGCCACGACCGTCCTGGCGGCGATCGCCTCCGCGGCCGGCGTCTCCTTCGCCGACAGCACCGGCGGCAGCATCCCCCTCCTCGGGTTCACCCAGCTGACGCTGATCTTCTCCCTCGTCGGCGTCGGCATCGCGGCCGTCATGGCCCGCAAGGCGCGCCGTCCGCGTCGTACCTTCGTGCGGACGACCGTCACGCTGACCGTGCTGTCCTTGGTCCCGGACGTCGCCTTCGACTTCGACGCCGCCTCCGCGGTCAGCCTGATGACGCTGCACGTCGTGGCCGCGGCGATCGTCGTCCCGGTCCTGGCCGGGCGGCTCGCGCACACCCGCTGA
- a CDS encoding YhgE/Pip domain-containing protein → MDTRHTLGSRRTWLMPILIVVGLAAILPSIYLAGTVDPQGHLADMPVGLVVEQQTDGPGPEVAETVAAAIEAGAGETLAVTRMTRDELATAMQEDRVAGAVVIPADFDASIASLLPGAASVAVPEVEILTNAGDGGLSTGLLVGNLTPLLQGVADRLGERLLTSPAGTAPPAANVALLSQPFDIVSSAYEPLPDNTGMGMSAFYFSLVLVLIGFIGASLVGPLVDSSLGFIPSELGPLVARQPYTALSRRATFLAKVAILVTAAPLAALAIQLVAALFGVSVGDPVTLWLYSAAVIAAIGTSALAVFSVFGSGIGSLVNTLFFVALAMVSSGAPCRSPRRRRSSAGSPTSRPTGTSSTAPDPSSTSTGISTPASAARGSAWLRAERSGSSWDSW, encoded by the coding sequence ATGGACACCCGACACACGCTCGGCTCCCGGCGCACGTGGCTGATGCCGATCCTCATCGTCGTCGGCCTGGCGGCGATCCTGCCGTCGATCTACCTCGCCGGCACGGTCGACCCGCAAGGACACCTGGCCGACATGCCGGTCGGCCTCGTCGTCGAGCAGCAGACCGATGGTCCAGGTCCGGAGGTGGCCGAGACCGTCGCCGCGGCGATCGAGGCGGGGGCGGGCGAGACCCTCGCCGTCACCCGCATGACCCGCGACGAGCTGGCCACGGCGATGCAGGAGGACCGCGTCGCGGGCGCAGTGGTGATTCCCGCGGACTTCGATGCGTCGATCGCCAGCCTGCTGCCCGGGGCGGCCAGCGTCGCCGTGCCCGAGGTGGAGATTCTCACCAACGCCGGCGACGGCGGGCTCAGCACCGGCTTGCTGGTCGGCAACCTGACTCCGCTCCTGCAAGGAGTAGCCGACCGCCTCGGCGAACGACTGCTCACGAGCCCGGCGGGTACGGCGCCGCCCGCCGCGAATGTCGCACTGCTGTCCCAGCCGTTCGACATCGTCTCCAGCGCCTATGAGCCGCTTCCGGACAACACCGGCATGGGCATGAGTGCGTTCTACTTCTCGCTGGTGCTCGTCCTCATCGGCTTCATCGGCGCATCCCTCGTCGGTCCGCTCGTCGACTCCTCTCTCGGCTTCATCCCCAGCGAGCTCGGCCCGCTCGTGGCACGCCAGCCGTACACGGCGCTGTCACGCCGAGCCACCTTCCTCGCCAAGGTGGCGATCCTCGTGACCGCCGCACCGCTGGCCGCACTCGCGATCCAGCTCGTGGCGGCCCTGTTCGGCGTCTCCGTCGGCGACCCGGTCACGCTCTGGCTCTACTCCGCTGCGGTCATCGCCGCGATCGGCACCAGCGCACTCGCCGTCTTCTCCGTCTTCGGATCCGGGATCGGCTCACTGGTGAACACCCTGTTCTTCGTCGCCCTGGCCATGGTCTCGTCCGGGGCACCGTGCCGATCACCGCGACGCCGGCGTTCTTCCGCTGGTTCTCCGACATCTCGCCCTACCGGCACGTCGTCGACGGCACCCGATCCCTCTTCTACTTCGACGGGAATCTCGACGCCGGCCTCGGCAGCGCGTGGATCAGCGTGGCTGCGGGCGGAGCGCTCGGGCTCCTCCTGGGACTCGTGGTGA